Genomic segment of Streptomyces longhuiensis:
GTGGGTCCTCGGCGGCGCCATCGGCATCGCACTGCCCCTGAACGGAGCACTGGGCCTCGGCGTCGCCGCGGCGATCGTCGGAACGGGCTGGCTGACGACCGTACGGGGCCTGCTGGCCGCCGCGCGCCACGGCGGCCAGGCACGCAGCCGCGTGGCGTGAGGGACGGCCGGGAGAGCGGGAGATCCACCACGGATGGCGTGAGCATGCGGCACGCCGTACCCGCATGGCGAGTGTGTGCGGGCCGCCAGATAGCCTGCCCGCATGACCTCCCTGCGTTTCACCGTGCGCAACCGCCGCACCGTGGCAGCCGCCGGCGCCGTCGCTGCCGGGCTGCTCGTCCTCTCGGCCTGCGACAAGCCGACGCCGCTGGCGACCATCACGGTCGGCCGCTCCACGGTGACGTCGGAAGCCGCCTGCTACAACGACGGCAAGGCGCTCGACGCCTCCGCGCTGAAGGACTGCCTCAAGAACAAGGACATCAAGTCCATCAAGGTCGACCCCGACGCGACGGTCCGCTTCGGCGTCGACCCGAAGATCGCGGAGAAGGGCTGGACCCTGCTGATGAACGGTCAGCCGCTGACCGACGCCAGCAAGAAGACCTATCGCACCGTCCCGGGCAGCGTGTTCTTCAACCAGCAGTACGGCGCCACGGGCACCTCCACGACGGTCTCCATCGTCGAGGGCAGCGGCTCGAACGCGACCGGCCTGTGGTCGTTCAAGCTCAAGAAGGACGCCTGACGGAGCGCGGGCGGGTCCTGATCGCCACCGCCGTCCCCGCGGAGCGGGACGCGGTGGCCAGGGGCCTGTCCGGGGCGGGCGTCGCGCACCCTGCCGTCGATGTCGTCGCGGTGGGCGTCGGGCCCGCCGCCGCGGCGGCCGGTACCGCCACCGCCCTCACCACCGCCGCCCTGTCGGGGCGGCCGTACCGCCTGGTCGTCTCCGCCGGGATCGGCGGCGGATTCCAGCCGGACGCGCCCATCGGCTCCGTCGTCGTCGCCGACGCGCTGACCGCCGCCGACCTGGGCGCCGAGACCCCCGACGGCTTCCTGCCCGTCACCGAACTCGGCTTCGGCACGGTCACGCACCTCCCGCCGCCCTCCCTCGTACGGGAGGTCGCCACGGCCACCGGCGCGCTCACCGGCACCGTCCTGACCGTCTCCACCGTGACCGGCACCGCGGCCCGCGCCGCCGAGCTGCTGGACCGTCACCCCGGCGCCGCCGCCGAGGCGATGGAGGGTTTCGGGGTCGCCGAGGCGGCCGCCGCGCACGGCGTGCCCGTCCTGGAGATCCGCGCGGTCTCCAACGCCGTCGGCCCCCGCGACCGCGCGGCCTGGCGCATCGGTGACGCGCTCGCGGCGCTCACCGAGGCGTTCGGGAAGTCCGTGCCCGTACTGGAGAGTTGGAACCGCACATGACGCACCCCGAAGATCTCAGGATCGCCTTCTCGCCCTGCCCGAACGACACGTTCGTCTTCGACGCGTGGGCCCACGGCCGCGTCCCCGGGGCGCCCGCCCTCGACGTGACCTTCGCCGACATCGACATCACGAACGGCGTCGCCGAACGCCGTTCCCCCGAATTCGACGTGCTGAAGGTGTCGTACGCCGTCCTGCCGTACGTCCTCGACGACTACGCGCTGCTGCCCTGCGGCGGCGCGCTGGGCCGGGGCTGCGGCCCGCTCGTGCTCACGCGTGAGGCGGGCGTCGACCTGACCGGGAAGACGGTCGCCGTCCCCAGCGAGAAGTCGACGGCGTACCTGCTGTTCCGCCTGTGGACCGCGGACGTCGTGCCCGGCGGGGTCGGCGAGGTCGTCGTCATGCCGTTCGACGAGATCATGCCCGCCGTGCGGGACGGCAAGGTCGACGCCGGACTCGTCATCCACGAGGCCCGCTTCACGTACCAGAACTACGGACTGCACTCCCTCGCCGACATGGGCGAGCACTGGGAGAACACGACCGGGCTGCCCATCCCGCTCGGCGCGATCATCGCGAAGCGGAGCCTGGGCGAGGACCGGCTGCGCGGACTCGCCGAGGCGGTCCGCACCTCGGTGCGCATGGCCTGGGACGACCCGGAGGCCTCCCGCCCCTACGTCCAGGAACACGCCCAGGAGATGGACCCGTCGGTGGCGGACCAGCACATCGGCCTGTATGTCAACGAGTTCACGGCCGACCTGGGCGAGAACGGCTACGCGGCGATCCGCGGCCTCCTGACGCGCGCCGCGGCCGAGGGGATCGTGCCCGCCCTCGGCCCGGGCGCCCTGTCGTTCCCCTGAACCCAGCGGCCGGACGGAGTCCGGCACAGCCGCCCGAAGCCCGCGAAGCGGCGCGAGGGCGGCAGAGAAGGGGAGAAGAAGGGCCGCGGCGATCCGCGGCCCCAGACGCGCGCCGCGGCCGAGGGGGTCGTTCCCGGCCTCGGCCCGGGCGCGCTCGCGTTCCCGTAGGGGCGGTCAGACGTCCAGTTGGTCGGCCACCGCTCGCAGCAGGCCCGCGATCTTCGCGCCGGAGGCCTTGTCCGGGTAGCGGCCCTTCTCCAGCATCGGCGTGATGTTCTCGAGGAGCGTCGTCAAGTCCTGGACGATCGATGCCAGTTCGTCCGGCTTGCGGCGCTGCGCCGCGGCCACGGACGGGGTCGGATCGAGGATGGTCACGGAGAGCGCCTGGTCGCCGCGCTGTCCCGCGACGACGCCGAACTCGACACGCTGGCCCGGCTTGAGAGCGTCCACGCCGGCCGGGAGTACGGAGGAATGCACGAAGACGTCGCCGCCGTCGTCGCGGGAGAGAAAGCCGAAGCCCTTCTCGCTGTTGAACCACTTGACCTTGCCGGTAGGCACGTGAAGTCCTCGTCCTCGTACTCGTCATGCCGTCTCGTGCGATGAAGAACGGCGCTGGAAACGGCTCTGGATAGCACTGCAGCGGGCCGCCCGACCCGCCGGCACCAGGCTAATGGCCCAGGAGCCCGTGACAAGACGGCCCGAGGAACCCGGATTGTTCCTTCGCGCTGGGAACTACCCTGGTCGGGTGCGTGACAAAACCCAAGCGAATTCCGCCGGGCCCGGCGACGGCCTCGTCAAGGCCGGCGGCATCGTCTTCATCGTCGGAGCCGTGGCCACCCTGGCCACGATGGCCCCTCTGTTCCTCGGAACCGACCCGTTCCCGCCCGTCGCCTACGCGGTGTGCATGCTGATGGGTGTCGGCTTCCTGATCTCCGCGGCCGGAGTGCTGCGCGGGATCGCCGTGCAGCGCCGTCAGGCCCGCTCGGCGACGTAGCGCTCCAGCCAGGCGGGGAACTCCGTCAGATCCGCGAGCACGACGTCCGCGCCGGCCTCGCGCAGCTCCGCCGCGTCGCACGGCCCCGTCGTGACCGCCACGGACAGCGCGTCGGCGGTGCGGGCGCCGCGCACGTCGCCGGTGTGGTCACCGACGTACACGGACGCGCCGTACTCGCGCAGCGCCGTCGCCTTGCCCTCGGCCCACAGGTTGCCGATGACCTCGTCGGCGGCGATGTCCAGGTGTTCGAGGTGGAGCTTCGCGTTGGGCTCGTACTTCGCCGTGACGACGATCGCCCTGCCGCCCGCCGCGTGCACCGCGGCGACGGCCTCGTGCACGCCCGGCATCGCGTACGTCCCGGTGATGGCGTGCGCCGGGTAGAGCTCCCGGTACAGGTCGGCCAGCTCCGGGATCCGCTCCTCGGGGAACCAGTACGCGAGCTCCTGCTCCAGCGGCGGGCCGAGCCGGCTCACGATGAGATCGGCGTCGAGCTGCACGCCCGTACGGTCGGCGAGTTCCAGCCAGGTGTCCTTGATCCCCGGCCGTGAGTCGATCAGCGTCATGTCGAGGTCGAAGCCGACCGTCGGTCCCGCGGCTGATCCGTTCGCGCTCTCGTGTGCACCCATGAGGGCCATTGTGCCTGGGCGTACGATTACCGCTTAGCTAAGCCTTACCAACCTCGGATTGGTCCATGGGTCAGATCTCAGCCGCCCCCGCCGCGCGGCGACGCATCGTCTGGACGGCGGCCGCGCTCGTGGCCCTCGTTCTCGCGGTCCTGCTCAGCCTCGCCGTGGGCGCCCGCGCGATCGCCCCGTCCGCGGTCCTCGACGCGCTCGTGCACGGCGGCCACAGCGACGACGCCGAGGTCATCAGGGGCCTGCGGCTACCGCGCACGCTCGTCGGCCTGATGGTCGGCGCCGCGCTCGCCCTCGCCGGGACCGTCCTCCAGGGCATCACCCGCAACCCCATCGCCGACCCCGGGATCCTCGGCATCAGCCAGGGCGCGTCGGTCGGCGTCGTCCTCGCGATCGCCTTCGCCGGCATCCACACGCTCACCGGCTACGTCTGGTTCGCGTTCGCGGGCGCCGCGCTCGCCTCCGTCGCCGTCTACGCCATCGCCTCCAGCGGGCGCGGCGGCGCGACGCCGGTGAAACTCGCGCTCGGCGGCGCCGCGATCAACGCGCTCCTGGTCTCCGTCACCACGGCCGTCCTCACCACGAAGGCGTCCGCCATGGACGAGTTCAGGTTCTGGCAGGTGGGCTCACTGTCCGGCCGGGACGCCCACATCGTGGGCCAGGTCTGGCCGTTCCTCGTCGTCGGCGTGCTCCTCGTGCTGTCCGTCGCCCGGGGGCTCGACGCGCTCGCGCTCGGCGAGGACGTCGCCAAGGGGCTCGGCCAGCGGGTCGCGACCGTACGGATCGTCGGCGGCCTCGGAGCGACCGTCCTCACCGGCGTCGGAGTGGCCGCCGCGGGACCGATCGCCTTCATCGGCCTGGCCGTTCCGCACATAGCCCGGGCCGTCGTGGGCAGCGACCACCGCTGGGTCCTGCCGATGGCGGCCCTCATCGGCCCCGTCATGCTCCTCGTCTCCGACACCGTGGGCCGCGTCGTCTTCCCGCCGAGCGAAGTGCCCGCGGGCGTGATGACCGCGCTGATCGGCGTCCCGTTCCTCGTCACCCTGGTCCGGCGCAAGGCGGTCCCCGCATGAGTACGACCATCGCGCCCCGGGTCCGCCCCGCCGGGTACTCCGTCGTCCGCGCGGGACGCGCCGCGTTCCTCCTGCACCGCAGGGCCGCCGGCGTCGCGGTGTTCCTCGTGGTCCTTCTCGCGGCCGCCTGCCTCGCCTATCTCTGCGTCGGCGAGTCCTTCATCGCCCCCGCCGAGGTCCTCAAGGTCATCACCGGCCGGCCGTCCCCGGACGAACTCGTCGTCGGCACGCTGCGCGCCCCCCGCATGGTCGTCGGGCTCCTCGTCGGCGCCGCGTTCGGCGTCGCGGGCGCGCTCATCCAGACCGTCGCCCGCAACCCGCTGGCCTCCCCCGACATCATCGGCATCAGCCAGGGCGCGAGCGCGCTGACCGTCGGCGCCATGACGTTCGGCGTCACGTCGTACGCGGTCCTGCCCTACCTCTCCGTACTCGGCGGCCTCCTCGCGGCGCTCCTCGTGTACGCCTTCGCCTGGCGCGGCGGGCTGCACGCGACGCGCTTCGTCCTCATCGGCATCGGCTTCGCCATCGCGCTGCGGTCGGTGACGACGCTGTTCATGACGAAGGGCGACTACCTCGTCGCCCAGCAGGCCCAGATCTGGATGACGGGCTCCCTCAACGGCCGCGGCTGGGCGGAGGCCGCCCCGCTCGGCTGGACCCTCCTCGTCCTCGTCCCGTTCGTCGCGTGGGCCGCCCGCGCCCAGCGCACCGTCGCCATGGACGACGACACGGCGACCGCGCTCGGCGTGCGCCTCGGCCGCGTGCGCCTCGGCCTCGTACTCCTGGGCGTCGTCCTCGCGTCCGTCGCGACCGGCGCCGCGGGACCCGTCGACTTCGTCGCGCTCCTCGCCCCGCAGATCGCCCGCCGTGTGACCCGCACCGCCCAGATCCCGCTCCTGTGCTCGGCGCTCCTGGGCGCGTTCATCGTCGTCGTGGCCGACCTGCTGGCCCGGCGGCTGTTCTCCCCCACCGAACTCCCGGTGGGTGTCCTCACGGCCGCCGTCGGGGCGCCGTACCTGATCTGGCTCATCATCCGCAGCCGCACGGGAGGAAACCGGTGACCCGGCTCAGCACCAGCGCGCTCACCCTCGCCTACGAGGACCGCACCGTCGTCCACGACCTCGATCTCGCCGTCCCCGACGGCCGCGTCACCGTCATCGTCGGACCCAACGCCTGCGGCAAGTCGACCACGCTGCGCGCTCTCGGGCGGCTCCTCAAGCCGAGGAGCGGCTCCGTGCTCCTCGACGGCGAAGCCCTCACCAAGCTGCCCACCAAGAAGATCGCCCAGCAGATCGGGCTGCTGCCGCAGACACCCGTGGCGCCCGAGGCGATCACCGTCGCCGACCTCGTGGCCCGCGGCCGCCAGCCCCACCAGCACTGGTGGCAGCAGTGGTCCGACGCCGACGAGCGCGCCGTCACCGAGGCCATGGAACGCACCGATGTCGCGGCCCTCGCCGACCGCTCCGTCGACGAGCTCTCCGGCGGCCAGCGCCAGCGCGTGTGGATCGCCATGGCGCTCGCCCAGGAGACCGAACTGCTGCTCCTGGACGAGCCGACGACGTACCTCGACATCGCCCACCAGGTCGAAGTCCTCGACCTCGTACGTCAGTTGAACCACGACAAGGACCGCACCGTCGTCCTCGTCCTGCACGACCTCAACCAGGCGGCGCGCTACGCCGACCATCTCGTCGCCATGAAGTCCGGCCGCATCGTCGCCGAGGGCCCGCCCGCCGAGGTCGTCACGGCGGATCTCGTACGGGAGGTGTTCGGCCTGGACTGCGTGGTCGTCCCCGACCCGGTGACCGGATCCCCGCTGATCGTCCCCGGCGCGCCCTGGCAGGCGGGCGCGCGGTCCGGCGCCCCGTCCGACTCCCTTTCCCGAAAGGCAGCCTCATGACCCGCAGCGCCCGCCCCGCCCTGACCGCCGGTGCCCTGGTCCTGACCGGCGCCCTGGTTCTGACCGCCTGCGGCTCGTCCGACGGGGACTCCGGCTCCGACGCGGCCGCGTCGGCATCCCCGAAGACGCACACGGTCGGTACGGCGATGGGTGACGTGAAGGTGCCCGGACACCCCACCCGAGTCGTCGTCCTCGACACCGGCGAACTCGACTCCGCGCTCACGCTCGGTGTGAAGCCGGTCGGCGCGACCCACGCGGCGACGGAGGAGGGCTTCCCGTCCTACCTGCCCGCGAGCGAGGTGAAGGGCATCAAGGAGGTCGGCGAGATCGCCAACCCCGACATGGAGGCCGTCGCCGCCCTGCAGCCCGACCTCATCCTCACCAGCAAGGTCCGCGACGGCGCGCGCTACAAGCAGCTCAGCGCCATTGCCCCGACCGTGATGACGGAGTCCACCGGCACCGCCTGGAAGGAGAACTTCCAGGTCCACGCCGACGCGCTCGGCAGGAAGGCCGAGGCGAAGAAGGTCGTCGCCGACTACGACGCGCACATCGCGAAGGTGACCACCGCGATCGGCGGCAAGGAGAAGGCCGCCGCGACGGACATCAACTTCGTCCGCTTCGTCGAGGGCGCCGACATCCGCATCTACGGAAAGCAGAACTACATCGGCTCGATCCTCGGCGACCTCGGCGTGGGCCGCCCCGCCGTCACCGACAAGGCCAAGGACGGGTTCTCGTACGACGTGAGCCCCGAGAAGATCGACCTCGCCGACGCGGACGTCATCTTCACCTCGACCTACGGCGACCCGGGCAAGGCCAAGGCGACGGAGACGATGAGGAGCGGCCTGTGGAAGAACCTCGAGGCGTCCGAGGAGGGCAAGGTCTTCACGGTCGACGACAACCTGTGGATCGCGGGCATCGGCTACACCGCCGCGCACCAGATCCTCGACGAGTTCCAGAAGGACCTGACCGCGTGACAGGCCCTTGAGTCACGGCCGTTGCCGCTGCGATCTCCACACCACGAAGAGCGCGGAGGCGACGGCCGCAGCCCGCACCACCCACGGCCACGTCGTGCCGATCGCGTCGCTCATCCGCCCGTCCGCGATCGGCTCGCCCCAGCGCCCGGTGCTACGGCCCCACAGCCACACGAGCCCGGCGGTCACCGCAAGCCCCGGCAGCCACAGCACGGCCACCTTCGACTCGCCCTCGCTCAGCCGCCGCGACGCGTACGCGATGATCCAGCCGAGGCCCAGCGCGAACCAGTTGCCCATGACCGCGCCGGCGACCAGGAGGGCGGCGGCGAGCAGCAGGAGCGGGTTCGACCAGCCGGGCAGGGACGGGAGGCGGCGCCCTCCGGACACCTTCTCCGTGCCCTTCCCCGTTCCCGTCTCCGGCTCGTCGTCCGGGAGTTCCTCCTCCGTACCGGGCTCGGCCCTGCGCGCCCTGGGCAGTCGCGGGTCGTCCTTGCCCGGCGGCCTGAGTATCTCCGGGATCTCCACGCCACCCACGAACCCCGGCACGCTGTCCGCGACTCCGAACGGGCTGCTGTCCACCCGCCACCAGTCCGGCTCCGAGCCCGGCTCCCCCAGCTCGTCCGTCCCCGCCAGATGCGGCGGCGACGGCGCGTCCCGCGGCGTCCCGTCCTCCTGCGGCTCCGCGCGCGGGCCCGGCACGATCCGCCGAAGACCCTTCGGGCGCGGCTCCTTGGGCCGCTGCTCCTTCGACCGCTGCACGGGCACCGCCGCCCTCGGCGCCTCCGGCTGCGCCGAACCGCGGCCCGTGCCCGCGCCCGTGACCACCTCGTCCGGCGAGCCGAGACGTTCCAGGATCCGGCGCACCGCCGCCGGGCTGTCCACCGTCGTCTTCGCGCGCCGCGCCTCGATCTCGTTGCGCAGCTCCGACACCAGGCGCATCCGGGTGCCGGAGGGCAGCTGGCGCTGCTGGGCCAGGTCCCCGACGCGGCTCAGATAGTCGAAGACGAGCTGATCGCTCTCGATCCCCACGAAGTCCCCTCCGAGGTGGTGGTGTTGACGGTTCGTTCACCCGTTTTACGACGTTACCGTGCCCGGCCCGGCACCGGGGGCCTCTTCCGGGCCCAGCGGGGCCGCCGCCCGGCGGGCCGGTCAGGCGCTACCGTGGCCCGGATGAGCACTCACGAGCCGGACCGCGCCGCCGAGGACGGGAGCGGGGCGGGGAGTACGGCCCCCCGGTCCCTCGCCGAGGCGTTGCGCGCACGCGACGACGCCTCCCTCGGCGCACTCCTGCGCGCCCGCCCCGATCTGCTCAACCCCGTCCCGAGCGACCTCACCCAGCTGGCCACCCGCGCGGGCACCCGCGCCTCCGTGATCCGCGCGCTCGAACACCTGGACCGATTCACGCTCCAGACCGCGGAAGCGCTGGCCGTCGCCCCGGAACCCACCACGTACGGCACGCTCCTGGCCCTGCTCGCCGGCGACGAAGGGGACGACGCGGGCGTGGACGCCCGTACGGTCGCCGCGGCCCTGCCGCACGCCGTCGCCGCCCTGCGCGAACAGGCCCTGCTCTGGGGGCCCGACGACCGGCTCCGCCTCGTGCGCACCGCCCGTGAGCTGCTCGCCCCCGCGCCCCAGCGGCCCTCCCCCACGGGCCTCGGCCCGACGGTCGCCGAGGCCACCGCGGGCATGTCCCCGGGCCGCGTCCAGGAGATCGTGACGGCCGCGGGCCTCCCCTCCACACACGATCCGGTCTCCGCCGTCGCCTCACTGACCGCGCTCTTCACCGAGCGGCCCCGTATGTCGGCCCTCCTCGACGAAGCGCCCGCGGACGCCGTCGAGGTCCTCTCCCGGCTCGTCTGGGGCCCGCCCTACGGCCAGGTCACCGCCGAACCCGCCGCCCATCTGCGCTGGCTCCTCGACCGCGGCCTCCTGCTGCCCACGGCTCCCGGAACCGTCGTCCTGCCCCGCGAGGCGGCCCTCCATCTGCGTGGCGGACGCGCCCACCGCGCCCTGGAACCCGTGGCTCCCGCCGTCGATCCGGCCGCCACCCACCGGCCCGCCGTCGTGAACGCGACCGCCGCCGGGCAGGCCTACACCGCGCTCGCCACCGTCGAGGAGCTCCTCAAGGACTGGGACGAGGGCGGGCCCGCCGTCCTCCGGGCCGGCGGGCTCAGCGTGCGGGACCTCAAGCGCACCGCCGCCGCCCTCGACACCACCGAGCCCCTCGCCGCGTTCTGGGTCGAACTCGCCTACGCCGCCGGGCTCATCGCCTCCGACGGCGAGGCCGACGAGCAGTACGCCGCGACGCCCGCCTACGACGACTGGCTGGAGCAGCCCGCCGCCGAGCGCTGGGTCCGGCTCGTCGCCGCCTGGCTCCCCGCCACCCGCACGTCCGGCCTGGTCGGCGGGCGCGACGGCACCGCCGCCGTCTCCGCCGCCGGGCGCACCCTCTCCACGCTCGGGCCGCACCTCGACCGCTCCGCCGCTCCCGAGGTCCGCCGCCGCGTGCTCGCGCTCCTGTCCGAGCTCCCCGAGGGCGCCTCCCCGGACCCCGAGACCCTGCTCGCCCGGCTCCGCTGGGAGCGGCCCCTGCGCGGCGCCGCCACCTCCGCCGACGACGCCGGTGACCCCGACGACCTGCGCGCCCGCATCGCCCGGTGGACCCTCACGGAGGCGGAACTGCTCGGCGTCACCGGACGGGGTGCCCTGTCCGAGCACGGGCGGACGCTTCTCGACGGCGGGGGCGCGGCTGCCACTTCGGCGGAGGCGGCCGCTGTCGCTCTGCTCGCGCCGCTGCTGCCGGAGCCGCTGGACCATGTCCTGCTGCAGGCCGACCTGACCGCCGTCGCCCCCGGGCCCCTGGAACGGCCGCTCGCCGAGGCGCTCTCCGTCCTCGCCGACGTCGAGTCCAAGGGCGGGGCGACCGTCTACCGCTTCACGCCCGGGTCCGTACGGCGCGCCCTCGACTCCGGGCGCACTGCCTCCGACCTGCACGACTTCCTGAACACGCACTCCCGCACGCCCGTGCCGCAGCCCCTCGCGTACCTCATCGACGACGTGGCCCGTAAGCA
This window contains:
- a CDS encoding futalosine hydrolase; translated protein: MVVQAQEGRLTERGRVLIATAVPAERDAVARGLSGAGVAHPAVDVVAVGVGPAAAAAGTATALTTAALSGRPYRLVVSAGIGGGFQPDAPIGSVVVADALTAADLGAETPDGFLPVTELGFGTVTHLPPPSLVREVATATGALTGTVLTVSTVTGTAARAAELLDRHPGAAAEAMEGFGVAEAAAAHGVPVLEIRAVSNAVGPRDRAAWRIGDALAALTEAFGKSVPVLESWNRT
- a CDS encoding FecCD family ABC transporter permease; this encodes MGQISAAPAARRRIVWTAAALVALVLAVLLSLAVGARAIAPSAVLDALVHGGHSDDAEVIRGLRLPRTLVGLMVGAALALAGTVLQGITRNPIADPGILGISQGASVGVVLAIAFAGIHTLTGYVWFAFAGAALASVAVYAIASSGRGGATPVKLALGGAAINALLVSVTTAVLTTKASAMDEFRFWQVGSLSGRDAHIVGQVWPFLVVGVLLVLSVARGLDALALGEDVAKGLGQRVATVRIVGGLGATVLTGVGVAAAGPIAFIGLAVPHIARAVVGSDHRWVLPMAALIGPVMLLVSDTVGRVVFPPSEVPAGVMTALIGVPFLVTLVRRKAVPA
- a CDS encoding ABC transporter ATP-binding protein, with product MTRLSTSALTLAYEDRTVVHDLDLAVPDGRVTVIVGPNACGKSTTLRALGRLLKPRSGSVLLDGEALTKLPTKKIAQQIGLLPQTPVAPEAITVADLVARGRQPHQHWWQQWSDADERAVTEAMERTDVAALADRSVDELSGGQRQRVWIAMALAQETELLLLDEPTTYLDIAHQVEVLDLVRQLNHDKDRTVVLVLHDLNQAARYADHLVAMKSGRIVAEGPPAEVVTADLVREVFGLDCVVVPDPVTGSPLIVPGAPWQAGARSGAPSDSLSRKAAS
- a CDS encoding 1,4-dihydroxy-6-naphthoate synthase, whose translation is MTHPEDLRIAFSPCPNDTFVFDAWAHGRVPGAPALDVTFADIDITNGVAERRSPEFDVLKVSYAVLPYVLDDYALLPCGGALGRGCGPLVLTREAGVDLTGKTVAVPSEKSTAYLLFRLWTADVVPGGVGEVVVMPFDEIMPAVRDGKVDAGLVIHEARFTYQNYGLHSLADMGEHWENTTGLPIPLGAIIAKRSLGEDRLRGLAEAVRTSVRMAWDDPEASRPYVQEHAQEMDPSVADQHIGLYVNEFTADLGENGYAAIRGLLTRAAAEGIVPALGPGALSFP
- a CDS encoding cold-shock protein, with amino-acid sequence MPTGKVKWFNSEKGFGFLSRDDGGDVFVHSSVLPAGVDALKPGQRVEFGVVAGQRGDQALSVTILDPTPSVAAAQRRKPDELASIVQDLTTLLENITPMLEKGRYPDKASGAKIAGLLRAVADQLDV
- a CDS encoding HAD family hydrolase, whose translation is MGAHESANGSAAGPTVGFDLDMTLIDSRPGIKDTWLELADRTGVQLDADLIVSRLGPPLEQELAYWFPEERIPELADLYRELYPAHAITGTYAMPGVHEAVAAVHAAGGRAIVVTAKYEPNAKLHLEHLDIAADEVIGNLWAEGKATALREYGASVYVGDHTGDVRGARTADALSVAVTTGPCDAAELREAGADVVLADLTEFPAWLERYVAERA
- a CDS encoding helicase C-terminal domain-containing protein, whose protein sequence is MSTHEPDRAAEDGSGAGSTAPRSLAEALRARDDASLGALLRARPDLLNPVPSDLTQLATRAGTRASVIRALEHLDRFTLQTAEALAVAPEPTTYGTLLALLAGDEGDDAGVDARTVAAALPHAVAALREQALLWGPDDRLRLVRTARELLAPAPQRPSPTGLGPTVAEATAGMSPGRVQEIVTAAGLPSTHDPVSAVASLTALFTERPRMSALLDEAPADAVEVLSRLVWGPPYGQVTAEPAAHLRWLLDRGLLLPTAPGTVVLPREAALHLRGGRAHRALEPVAPAVDPAATHRPAVVNATAAGQAYTALATVEELLKDWDEGGPAVLRAGGLSVRDLKRTAAALDTTEPLAAFWVELAYAAGLIASDGEADEQYAATPAYDDWLEQPAAERWVRLVAAWLPATRTSGLVGGRDGTAAVSAAGRTLSTLGPHLDRSAAPEVRRRVLALLSELPEGASPDPETLLARLRWERPLRGAATSADDAGDPDDLRARIARWTLTEAELLGVTGRGALSEHGRTLLDGGGAAATSAEAAAVALLAPLLPEPLDHVLLQADLTAVAPGPLERPLAEALSVLADVESKGGATVYRFTPGSVRRALDSGRTASDLHDFLNTHSRTPVPQPLAYLIDDVARKHGHLRIGAASAYVRCDDDVLLGEILADKRSAGLRLRRLAPTVLAAQADPAALLEGLRQMGFAPAAESPEGDVLITRAHAHRTPPRSAPEPVPEGPPVPDGTLLTAAVRAIRAGDLASTTPRKHAPGEQSGALPRTSAADTLATMQAAVLTGEAVWIGYVNAEGSASQRVIAPIRVEGGFVTAYDHTADEVRTYPLHRVTGVAELEAEA
- a CDS encoding FecCD family ABC transporter permease translates to MSTTIAPRVRPAGYSVVRAGRAAFLLHRRAAGVAVFLVVLLAAACLAYLCVGESFIAPAEVLKVITGRPSPDELVVGTLRAPRMVVGLLVGAAFGVAGALIQTVARNPLASPDIIGISQGASALTVGAMTFGVTSYAVLPYLSVLGGLLAALLVYAFAWRGGLHATRFVLIGIGFAIALRSVTTLFMTKGDYLVAQQAQIWMTGSLNGRGWAEAAPLGWTLLVLVPFVAWAARAQRTVAMDDDTATALGVRLGRVRLGLVLLGVVLASVATGAAGPVDFVALLAPQIARRVTRTAQIPLLCSALLGAFIVVVADLLARRLFSPTELPVGVLTAAVGAPYLIWLIIRSRTGGNR
- a CDS encoding DUF2771 domain-containing protein, giving the protein MTSLRFTVRNRRTVAAAGAVAAGLLVLSACDKPTPLATITVGRSTVTSEAACYNDGKALDASALKDCLKNKDIKSIKVDPDATVRFGVDPKIAEKGWTLLMNGQPLTDASKKTYRTVPGSVFFNQQYGATGTSTTVSIVEGSGSNATGLWSFKLKKDA
- a CDS encoding ABC transporter substrate-binding protein, which translates into the protein MTRSARPALTAGALVLTGALVLTACGSSDGDSGSDAAASASPKTHTVGTAMGDVKVPGHPTRVVVLDTGELDSALTLGVKPVGATHAATEEGFPSYLPASEVKGIKEVGEIANPDMEAVAALQPDLILTSKVRDGARYKQLSAIAPTVMTESTGTAWKENFQVHADALGRKAEAKKVVADYDAHIAKVTTAIGGKEKAAATDINFVRFVEGADIRIYGKQNYIGSILGDLGVGRPAVTDKAKDGFSYDVSPEKIDLADADVIFTSTYGDPGKAKATETMRSGLWKNLEASEEGKVFTVDDNLWIAGIGYTAAHQILDEFQKDLTA